Genomic segment of Canis lupus dingo isolate Sandy chromosome 9, ASM325472v2, whole genome shotgun sequence:
GTTCAGACCATGACCCACGTATGGGCAGTGCTGTGTCGCTCAGAATGGAAAGGACACGGCCTCAACTTCCTCAGCTATGGGGAATAAGTGGGGAATTCACATCAAGCAGAAAGAACCACAGTGGGGATGGAAAGACTGAAAAACCATTTAAtaccaaataaataattctcaGGGACAGGAACATACCCTCTGTCCCTGAGAAGGTCACAGCCAATGTGGGAGAAACTGATGACCAGGGAAGGTGACCGCACGCACCTCCTCCCACCCGCAGAAGTTCCACGTGCTTCCTGAAACAGCCACCCAGGTCATCGGCATGAAGTTCTGCGAGCGGAAGAGAGAAAACTCTGCAGAACTCAAATGCTCCCGATTGGGAGGCTGTGGCATGTGTGCAAGGCTGCCAGGAGGACAAGATGGGAGGAAGGCCCAGCACAGACAGGTGAAGCAGGATTGGGGATgaccccccaggctgcccccgcACCCTGAGCCCCAGCCGGCCACCGCGTACCTTTGGCATGGAATGTCCAGCCCCTCCGCCAGTACTCCTGCAGCTGGACCCGCTCCTGCTGGCCCAGGCTGCACACCTCCCTGTAGAACTGCCGCTCAATGTGCACATAGGCGGCTGGGATGGCCCCCGCCACCCCCTTGGCCCCGAAGAAGCCGTTCACCTCTGGGGAGGCCAGCAGGATCTGGTACTCAGCCCGCGTGCCCAAGACCAGGTCCATGTAGGCCTGGGTCAGATTGAAGTAGCCAGTGGTGAGGTAGATCTTGGCGCCCCGCTCAGCCTCTGTCAGCAGGGTCTCAGTGACAATCTCGTCAATCTGGATCTCAAAGGGCTTCATCTGGATCAACGGGTAAATCCAGGTATCGGGGGCTGGTCTCCGGTCCCCAGCAGCTGCCGCGTCCTCCTGAGTCAAAAGGGAGTCGCCATGGAAGGTCTGGGCGTGCAACACTTGCTGGCGGGCCCGAGCTGAGTTTATCACATCCATAACCCTCTTGTTGGCCGCCCTGCAGTACGCGGCCCGGTCACCTGCAGGGACACACAGGAGGAAAAGGTGAAGGAGCAAAGTGGGGGCTCTGGGCTCCTGCCTGGCACAGGGACACGGCACGAGACAGGCCAGTGCAGATGCCCCCACCTGACCATCTACCCACAGGCTTCGATTGAGCACAGACCCCCGGCCCCAAGAGAGGCTCCTCCTCAGGTATCATCGTCCAGGGAAAGGTCATAAAGAACCTGCCGCCAAGGAACGTGAAAAGGCCCCTACCAGTTCCActtacaaaaaattatttttttttttttttttttacaattttgttaagtcatctccacacccaacatggagctcgaactcacgaccttgagatcaagagtcgcatgctctaccaacagagccagccgggtgcccctataaaaagttcaaaaaacactgggcagcccgggtggctcagcggtttagtgccgccttcagcccagggcctgatcctagagaccagggatcgagtcccaagtcaggatccctgcatggaacctgcttctctctgcctgcgtctctgcccctttctctctctctctctctctctctctcactctctctccctgtgtctctcatgaataaataaataaaatcttaaaaaaaaaaaaaaagaagttcaaaaaACAGACCAGACTACTTGAAGGTGACAGAAATCAAGGGAGCGGGACCTTGGGGCACAGCACCTGAGAGGGGACTGGAGGGGGCTTCCAGGAGCCGGCCcatcatgcacacacatgtggaCTGCACACCTGAGGCTGGTGTTCAGCATGCACACTGCACTTCAGTGAGATAGGCTAACAATAAAGGAACGTGTGAGTGAGTGAATGCGAGCATGGGCAAAACCATGGGCTGAGCAAGTGCCACACAGTGGGATCGTgggagcagggtccccaaggTGGGGTGTATGGACAGGCAAGCTGGGGTGGGTGGCTGTCTCAACACACTGGACGGACGAGAACTGAGCATAAATGCTGTCACTGAACACTAACAAGCCAGCATCCAACTGAGAAGAGAAGATAAAACCCAAATGCAGTGCAAACAGGGAGCAGGTTAAGAGCAGCAGTTTGCAGGGTGACAACGATGGGAGACCAAGAACATCCGCAATTGCCCAGAGCTGGCCCTCTGGAGGAAATAGCAAGCCTTGGGAAAGGCTGAGCCAGAGTCAGAGAGGAACAGGGCAGGACACGTTCATGGCCGGGGACAGGGCCACACCTGAGTGTCTCTGGGGATGGGCTCTGGGACAAGGAGAGCCCTCCCTCCCTGACAGCAGCACCCACGGGGGAGGGAGCAGCCTCCAGCCACACCATGTCTCAGGCTATCCTTCCGAGGGTCTCGAGTGTCCCCTGCATCCCTCCGTTTGCTCCTTCTGAGTTGCCCGGCTCCCCTGAGCATATCTATGTGGGCCCAGgcgccctcacctgccccccaaGCAAAATGACTCATAACGTTCCCAGAACGTGGGGCCCTCTTCTCCACACATTCATGCCTGGCCTATAAAGTTAGACAAGGGTCGGCCAGTGTTTCTGGTATGGGCCAGATATTAAGTATTTCAGGCTTTGTGAGCCAAAGGGCAAAATTGAGAATTATACATAGGTACTCatacaagagaaaacaaatttccatgaattttttattgataaaaattcaaaatatcatAATAATAACTGAGCATCCAGGCTGGCAGCAGGCAAAGCAGACACCCAGATCACAGACTGGTTCCAGGGCCCGCGCTCCCTGCACCCAGGACAGGGGCTCTTCTCCTTATAAGGTCAGGCTTTACCCCTCCCCACATTGCTGACACTGTTGCAAATTCAGCAGTGGGCCTTCCCAAAGGCCACCAGGAAGCCACAGGAATCAGAGGAATGCAAATGCCCCCAGGAACACTAGCTGCCAGGGTCTGCCTGTTTCCAGGGAGCAGAGCTGAGGGCTCTCCCATTTCACTTTCCAGGCAGGAGGCCACAGACCTCAGTGGAGCTGAGAGCCACAGAGCCCTGGGGCTCCCCACTGGGGAACTGGCCCCGGGGAGGCCAGTTAGCAGGCTGCTTCCTGTAAGTGCAGGGCAGGCCCCTGGCTCCCTCCCCCAGGCACAGGCCAAAGCCCACACTCCCACCTTCCCCGGACCCACAGAGCATGCCTGGTAGCCAGTGAGTCACTTCTGTCTGGCCTCAGACAGAGGCTGGGCTCCTAGAGGGGCACTCTCCTCagccctcacctccaccccccacaggctggggagggcagcagggctCAGGACCCTACCTTTGTAAGGATGCACCATCCCCTCCACCACCTGCACTGTGTCATCCCCCTGCAACTGCAGGGATACATCCCCCACTGCGTCCACCAGCTCCGTGAAGAAGTCTGCAATCTCGGGACAGTCCTGCAAGAACACGTAGCGGTCCTGGCGGTTGGTGAAGTAGGAGTCGCTCAGGTTCGCACTGCGGGAGGGGGTGGGAAAGAGGTGGGTGAGGACTCAGGCAGGAGAGCAGGCAACAGTGGCTGCAGGGGAGCCAGTGGGATCAGGGCAGTGACGAACACGTAGGACCCCACAGGGCAGCCGCCCCTGAGCATGGCCACTTGCACAAGAGTGGCATGAGGGGACAACAGCGAGGAAGCCACGGAGTCTCGATGCTGAGGCGACAGCTGATAGAAGAGGGACCCTCACAAAGCCAACTACCCGCCACCAGGGCTGAGCCCAGTGCCCAGGTTTCAGAATCAAAAGGACCCAGGCGGCCATCCTGGCTCTGCGGTTCATTTCTTCTGTGTTCCTGGCTCTGCCCAATGAAGTCACTCATCCTCTCTAGTCTCTCGTGTATGAAGTAGGGAAAACACCACACGGGTCTCTGTGAGGATCAAACACAGCAGCACATGTGGGCACAGAGGACTGGCTAGCACCCAGGAAGTGCTCAGGAAGCCAGGGCCCCCTTCTGACCACCCTCGATGGGCTGCCAGCAGCCACGGCGGAGGAGGGTGTCGTGGAAGACACTGAGGCAGTAGTGTGACCGACCACCAGACTACAAACATGTGCCCACGTTCCTGAGGCCTGAGGTGACCGATTTCCCCTTCTCTGTGTCCTGCTAACTTCCACCCTGGCCGAATTGAAGGGAGGTCCTTGATGGAAGGCAGCCGACTCACCCACTCAAGATGATATTGTTGTCAAAGAGGTACACTTTAATGTGCTGCAGGCCAATGGTCTCATTGAAGCGCTCAGGGATCAGGAGCCGGAGGAGACCACGGAGGTTAGGAGTGTGGAAGAGAGAGACGCGGACCTGTTCTGGAAACCTCTGTAACAGCGGGAGCAGCATTGTGCGGGAGTTCTTCCTACCTAAATACGTGGGCGAGCGGAAGAGAAAGGACAGGCTATTCACACCAGGAAAGATACCCAGCCCCGCAGGGGAGGAACTGCCTACCAGGGCCCACGTTTGCCTGTGCCGCCCATGAAATGGCCAGAATGCCTACACACAGacagcactcagtaaatatttgctaaaccAATGAATCCAAGACACAACCTGCCCACTGGCCACTCTCCATGGGCTGGGCATGCCACTATTCTGTCTGGCACCATCACAGGCCGGAGGACCTCAGACCAAATTCTGCTCTGGACACTGCCGCATCTCAGAACAAGACTGGAGTGGGTGGAGCTGCAGACATCTGCTATTCTAGTAGCCGGCACCCAATCATTCTCCTGTTGGGAACTATACCCCCATCTCCTCCTAGGGGTTCCACCCTCCTCTGCCCTTGGCATTCCTACCCTGGGTAATGATGGCTCTACCCACACAGAACCCTCGCCCCGCTCCATGAGAAGGCACCCAGGCTTGGGCTGGGCTGGTCAGCACACGCACAGCCCCTGGTGCGTGGCCCACAGCAGGCCACTCTGGGAGCTCCAGTCTGAACCctcaggaagcaggctctcttccGATGGACACAATGTCATGGGTAGCCAGGCCCGGGGCTGCCAAGGCCACCATGCGGAGCCTGAAAATAAAGCCAGCCCAAAGAAGGAGGGCCAGCAGATGGGTCCTGGTGACTGGCCAAACCCCCAAATCTTGACCCGCCCAAAGCAGGTCAGTCATAGGAGTTGAAAACAGTCCCTTTAGCCTAAGTTGTTTTTCTTTGGGCTTCCAGTCACTTCCAGCTACAGAAGGAATGCTGCCGGACAACCAGGACAACCAGGCTGTCTGGGCCGTCTTCAAACAGCCTTGCCTctgcctggggcgggggcggggggtggcaaGAGTGTCACTCCTGAAACAGGGCTCTGAAAGGGGAAATGTTGGGGCAGAGGGTGCACCAGACCCACCTCTTGAGCCCCGTGTGAAGTCCAAGAGGATGGACACCTTGAGGTCTGAAGGGAACTTGGCTTGGAGTGACTTTTCCAGAGTGTTTTCCAGACAATCTACCTATCAAGGAAAGAATCCCAAAGAACAGAAGTATAAGATCCAAAAAGAtgattacatattaaaaaaaggatcgaggggcacctgggtggctcagtccgacTCTTGGTTGTcgcctcaggtcttgatctcagggttgtgaattcaagccccacattgagggcagccctggtagcacagcagtttggcgcctgccttcggcccagggtgtgatcctggaaacccaggatcgagtcccacatcgggctccctgcgtggagcctgcttctccctctgcctgtgtctgtgcctctctctctgtgtctctctcatgaataaataaagaagatctttaaaaaaaaaaaaaaaaaaaagccccacatggagcaccacactgggtgtggagcctacttttttttttttttttttaatttttatttatttatgatagagagagagagggaggcagagacacaggcagagggagaagcaggctccatgcaccgggagcccaatgtgggattcgatcccgggtctccgggatcacgccctgggccaaaggcaggcgccaaactgctgcgccacccaggcatccctttttttttttttttttttttttaaatttttatttatttatgatagtaacagagagagagagggaggcagagacacaggcagagggagaagcatggaacctactttaacaacaaaaaaggatCAACTTGCCAGGTAATGCACACCCGGCCCCCCCCACATCATCTTGGAACACACATCCGCACCATGAGTGCTCAAGAGTCAACACCAGGAGACTCCTTCATCTGAGACCAGTAAAAGGAACCAGAAGGTACCGCTGGCACCCTTGTCCAGCCGGGCCTCTCAGAACAGAGGGTCTGTGGGTCAGATATGCTGCCGAAGCAGTCCGGAGCTTGCCACCTTTGGAAAAACTCTAAGACACCAGCTCTCACACGTTTCAACAGAAAATCCCCACAGACACACAGCAAACAGTGCCTACACACGGacagcactcagtaaatatttgctgaaccaATGAATCTAAGACACAACCTGCCCACTGGCCACTCTCCATGGACTGGACAGGACATTGTTCTCTCAGAAGAACAAACAGGCTTCCCGAGCTTGTAGCTAAAAGCATGTCCTGAAGACAGAGGGAGACCTCCCtctcagggagggagaggaaaggacagaAGTGCTTCTGctgacccaccccaccccccattctcTGCACCCAATCCCTAGTATTTCCCAGCTCCAACCTGTGGGTTTCCAGGCAAGGATGAACCCAGAGAAAACTGTGGGTGCCAGACTCATTTCACAGCCTCAGAGCAGAAAGCCATCCCAAGATGCAGACAACAGAACGGTCTCGCCCACACTCACGTTAAGTCAGCCCATAGACTATGCCCCCGCACCACAATGTGTGCTGGACTCACGCCCCAAGAAGCATGTCCTGTGCAAAAACGGTGGTTTTTGGCActtcccaccctcccccctccaATCTCACTGCAGGTGATAAGTGTAGCGTGACAACAAGTGCAGGTGGAACAAGAAGGGCCACAGACCTGGCACCTGACCCCAGCCCGACCTGTGCTTCGGTTCGTTTGCCTAGCACAAGGTTGGAAAAtcttttctgcaaagggccagacagtaaatattctGGGCCTTGTGGGCCAGACagtctgtcacaactactcagttCTGCCACTGTAGCAAAACAGCAGCTACAGACAATATGTGTGTGAGTGAGCATAGCTGCGTTCCAATAAAGTTTTACTTACGGACAAGGAATCTGAATTTCACGTGCTTTTCCTGCATCACAAATATTCtcctccttttgattttttttctagtcatttgaAAATGCAAAAACTATTCTTAACCCACAGGCAATACAAAAACAGGCAatgggctgtagtttgctgaGCCCTGGACCAGCAGACAGAGCAGCCTAGGAACCCCTGTGTAGGGTGGGGAAGACATGCAAGCGAGGATTAGCCCTCCCCGAACCCTTCACTGGCCCTCCTGACATGGCCAACAACAACCAGCAGCTGGCTGAGAGGCGAAGGCCAAGAAAAGGCAGCTCAACCTCAACTCCACAGCACCACGCAGTCAGGGGGTTCAGGGTGATTCACTGCTGCCTTGGGGACCATCCCACCTCAAACCTTACCAGTTCCTGTTCCAAAGGACCTGTCCCCAGATAGAGAGATGCCATCACCACCCGTCTCTTGGCCACTTTGATCTGGCcctgaaagaggaaaacaagtCAGTCATCGCTTCCACAGCTACTGAGAAAATCAAACAAGTAACGCCTCGGACTGAACTATCCTACACCTTCTCCAACTGGTATAAGAATTGAGCCCAAACGCTAATGGTGCCCTCCCAAATAATGACCCATAATCCTGATAAAATCCTCcccctggggtacctgggtagttcagtggctgtctgccttcggctcaagtcgtgatcccagggtcctgggatcgagtcctgtatcgggctccccatggggagcctgcttctccttctgcctatgtctctgcctctctccgtgtctctcatgaataaatgaataaaatctttttaaaagctaaataaacaaataataaaatcctcCCCCTTAAAGACAAGACCTAACCGCACGAGACATGAtgcagccatcaaaagaatgaaggaGGTCTGACAGCGACCTGACGTCATGTCCACAATGTACTGTGATGAAAGCTGGAGTCACCCAGAGTGCAGACCATGGCCCGTTCACTGCCCCGGGGGCATGTACGGCACATGCAGGGCACAAGCCGCCAAGAGCGGTCCCtgatgggcaggggaggggagtgggggtgccAAACTGCACCTCACGGCACTCCTGTCCGCACCTGCATGGCTGGGTCTCACAATGAGCAGGCACTGAAGCACAGACCAGGCCCCAGGCACCAAGACAAAACAGATCAGTGCTCAAAGACCACAGTGTCAAGAGGCCGAGTGCTGTGTGCAGACCTGCTCCCCAGTGTGGAACAATCACCCCCCTCCAGAGCTCGAAGCACCCTGCCCAGAGGGGCTGCCAGGGGCAGAAAGATGGGCGGCTTTGTCAAAGGTCTCGCTCTGGAAGGAGACGCAGAAGGACCAGGCCTCGTGGGAGGCAGGAAacagggcacacacacacacctgctttcCCACCAGGCAGGGACGCAGCACCCACAGCCTGTGGGGCCTGCCCAGAAACACGGGCACAGGGCCTGCACACACAGAAAGCACAAGACAATTTCCCAAGTTCGCCTTCTCCTCTGTCTTGTTATTTGGGAAGAGGATGCCTGCAGGGAACACGATTACACAGAGCAAACGATGACTCAGGAACAGGCACCTCGGCTCAGGTGCTAGAATGAGGGCTCGCAGGCTGGGCAGGCGGCAGGCTGCGCTCCCCTCTCAGGGAACGAGGCCGCTCCGTGGGCCCAGGGAAGAGACACATCCCATTCGGCACAATCCCTGCATCAGAGACTCATTCAAAGGGCGTGAGAAAAGGGCTTCCTCCCAGCCTGCTGGGCCAAGCCCCGGGGCCCTTCCTGTCGTCCAGGGCCCCACCCGGGCAGGTGCACAGCCAGGGGATGGCCACGCGGAGACTCAGCCAGTCATTCACCCAGGCCTGACTAGAACACGAAGAACTGCCTCTGCAAAACCTGTTTCTTCAAGCCAAACAGATAACCAAGAAGGAGCAAAGAGCAAACCACCTTAACATCAGTTCTCCACAAAAAGGACACACAGGACTACGAGCAGCACAGGGAAGTCAGGGGACAGacgtacacagacacacacgcacacaagcaAATTGCATTCTGGAAGGAGCTCGTCAGAAATAAAGCTAAGTGTGGATCCACAGAACAACAGGGCAAAAGGAGAATGTGCTATTATTCAAATCAAGCACAGTTCATTctacagaaaaattaatttctacatTTACTTCCTATTATCTACCACCATTCCACCTGCCTGACCTcatcatattttaattctaaCATCACCACTAACCCAGAGAGTTCACGTTAATAAAAACTGATCAGCTTCACAATATCCCAATTAGCAGTTTTAACTCAAATAACTAGATGGGACACGAACACCTGAGTACTCAAAGCTCAGCCCCCCCAAATGCAAAGGTTAGCATCTCCACCAGGACAGAGAAGGCACAAACCTTAGACAGTCACAGGAAAGAACAGGGATCAAAAGGCCTAAAACGAGGTGTCCAAATTTTCCAGTGATCTGTAAAGTCACTTTACCGAACAAGAGAATTCCAGCCACTTCCTACATATCAAATCTCTTCCGGGGGTCAGCTGGGTCTTCATTCCCCGTACGTCCAGCCTACCAAGATGACAGCACTGTGTTCTGGTGATGtttgcaggggcaggaggggcctaTCATGCCGTGACTAGAATAGGTTCCTTTCTTCCCAGATATCGTTAGCAAGGACACCCACACGCCCTCACCAGCCTCCCTTCTGATGAAACCGAGGGAACGAACCTGGGGTAAGAATCAAAATCTGGGACCTGCCCCTCACTGCCCACACACTGAGCTACTCTACCTGAGACGTTAGACACGCAGGGGAGCCTCAGATGACGGCACAACTCAAGCATTTGTAAGGCTGAAAACCTAACAGGGAGAAGAACCCACACCAATGAGCCGAGCAGCTATCAGAAACTTCCAGAACAGAAGGCACTTCTGCTCAGGACTCACCCAACCTCATGTCCCCAAGCCTGTAACTCAAATGTCTATCCCTCTCACCTGTGGACACAACTTACCTTCATAAGCTCAAAAAACTCTGCCGGGGAAGCAAGCACCCTGACGTGGGAACTGGAGACCCCGAACTCTGGGACCAGGTTCCGGATCCACTGGAACCTGTGCACGCCCTCTGGACACAGGCAGCAAGGAGGGGAGGTGACCTGGGGGACAGCCGGGGACAGCAGAGGAGCCAACAGCAGCCATGGCGACCTGGTTACAGAGACAGAGGATCATACTTCTCAAACATTTCCTCAGGGTCTCTCTCAATTACTGGGGGACAGAGGGGAATGGTTTCAGATTTGCTAGGCTATTTTAAGTGAGCCCAAGTCAAACTCTGCAAAAGGCCTCGTCCTCAGCCTCTACTAGGTGAGCAACTTGAGCAGTGCCAGTACCTACAGATAAACCCCAAACGTATAGTTGGTTCCAAACAGCTCCACATTTAGAGCAAACTAAATGTAAACTAAATGTAACTAAATGTAAACACAAACTAAATGTAAACACAAGTAAACTCGCAGAAGCCTCTGCGTGGTTAACCCCAAGGTGCCAACCAAAGTGGCCTGCAGAGAGCCGTGGACGGCCACCTGCAGCCAGGCGAGTCTGGGATAAGCGCGACCACTGGACCCCAGCCGCCAGCTGCAGGGCTACAGAGATCAGCAAGGCTTTTATTCAGGGAAGGACCCAGAAAAACGAAGTTTTCTCTTGAATAATCGATGTGGAGAGAAGAGCTGGAACAggaggagcctggggtggggggcggagggcaCCTCTACAGTGGCAAGAATTCCCCCCACGGCCCTGGACACCTCGTCCTCAGGGCTCGCCTCACACACAGCTGCACCCCCAGGCTGGCAGAGACAGCAGCCACTGAGGTCCTGCTGGTGGAACCACAGGTCTGCTCCCCGCCGCTGGCAACCCCGTGGGGACGAGGAGGGGCAACACACCCAGAGCCCCACAAGAGCCCGACACTAATCTCAATTCCAGCAGCCGGCCAATCTGCTTCGCCGCGTGCCCTTCTACTGCAGCTCCAAGAGGGACTCTGGGGAAAGGGCACTTGAACACCCCACAGCCTGAAGGGCCACAGATTCCAGGAAGATGACCTCATTCACTTGCCTCATGATAAAGCGTGAATCTTCCCAGGGCCCGCAAACATCCCTATGCAGATGCCAGATGGCCCACAGCTGTGCTTCCCAGAAAGCCCACTGGTGGGTCCCAGCAAACTCACGCCAAGAAAACTTAAGTCAACG
This window contains:
- the PGS1 gene encoding CDP-diacylglycerol--glycerol-3-phosphate 3-phosphatidyltransferase, mitochondrial isoform X5, coding for MAAAAAAAAGPVLWRRLLGLLPGRPGLAALLGRLSDRLGRNRDRRRRRSPWLLLAPLLSPAVPQVTSPPCCLCPEGVHRFQWIRNLVPEFGVSSSHVRVLASPAEFFELMKGQIKVAKRRVVMASLYLGTGPLEQELVDCLENTLEKSLQAKFPSDLKVSILLDFTRGSRGRKNSRTMLLPLLQRFPEQVRVSLFHTPNLRGLLRLLIPERFNETIGLQHIKVYLFDNNIILSGANLSDSYFTNRQDRYVFLQDCPEIADFFTELVDAVGDVSLQLQGDDTVQVVEGMVHPYKGDRAAYCRAANKRVMDVINSARARQQVLHAQTFHGDSLLTQEDAAAAGDRRPAPDTWIYPLIQMKPFEIQIDEIVTETLLTEAERGAKIYLTTGYFNLTQAYMDLVLGTRAEYQILLASPEVNGFFGAKGVAGAIPAAYVHIERQFYREVCSLGQQERVQLQEYWRRGWTFHAKGLWLYLAGSSLPCLTLIGSPNFGYRSVHRDLEAQIAIVTESRALQQQLHQEQEQLYLRSGVVSSSTFEQPSRQVKLWVKMVTPLIKNFF
- the PGS1 gene encoding CDP-diacylglycerol--glycerol-3-phosphate 3-phosphatidyltransferase, mitochondrial isoform X13, which gives rise to MAAAAAAAAGPVLWRRLLGLLPGRPGLAALLGRLSDRLGRNRDRRRRRSPWLLLAPLLSPAVPQVTSPPCCLCPEGVHRFQWIRNLVPEFGVSSSHVRVLASPAEFFELMKGQIKVAKRRVVMASLYLGTGPLEQELVDCLENTLEKSLQAKFPSDLKVSILLDFTRGSRGRKNSRTMLLPLLQRFPEQVRVSLFHTPNLRGLLRLLIPERFNETIGLQHIKVYLFDNNIILSGANLSDSYFTNRQDRYVFLQDCPEIADFFTELVDAVGDVSLQLQGDDTVQVVEGMVHPYKGDRAAYCRAANKRVMDVINSARARQQVLHAQTFHGDSLLTQEDAAAAGDRRPAPDTWIYPLIQMKPFEIQIDEIVTETLLTEAERGAKIYLTTGYFNLTQAYMDLVLGTRAEYQILLASPEVSSPGPGGPDRHSDGEPGPAAATSPGAGAALPTLRCGVLLHLRAAESAGEVVGEDGDSAD